The proteins below come from a single Enterobacteriaceae endosymbiont of Donacia fulgens genomic window:
- the tsaD gene encoding tRNA (adenosine(37)-N6)-threonylcarbamoyltransferase complex transferase subunit TsaD produces the protein MIVMGIETSCDDTAVAIYDKKIGILCNNIYTQKIHSKYGGVVPELAARNHLKKIIPLIKKSLIKIKKKLYDINAIAYTSGPGQINSLIIGAIISHTLAFSLNIPAIPVNHMEGHLFSIMLQKQKPIFPFIGLLISGGHTQLIYTSKFRKYKILGTSIDDAVGETLDKVSKLLGLDYPGGKNLFKLSKFGTPKKFFFPRPMTFKKNNLNFSFSGLKTFVTNFIKKQDLNNFQIKADIASSLEEAVIETLYIKSLWALKKYNINQLVIAGGVSSNKKLRKFLYKNLKKNNIKLFYSNKKLCTDNAAMIAYIGAKNFFLKKNKYVLNNISINSKLSLEDRI, from the coding sequence ATGATTGTAATGGGTATAGAAACCTCATGTGATGATACAGCAGTAGCAATTTATGATAAAAAAATAGGAATATTATGTAATAATATTTACACGCAAAAAATTCATTCTAAATATGGAGGTGTTGTACCTGAATTAGCTGCAAGAAACCATTTAAAAAAAATTATTCCTTTAATTAAAAAATCATTAATAAAAATAAAAAAAAAATTATATGATATTAATGCAATAGCTTATACTTCAGGACCGGGACAAATAAATTCTTTAATAATAGGAGCAATTATTTCTCATACTTTAGCTTTTTCTTTAAATATCCCTGCTATCCCTGTAAATCATATGGAAGGACATCTATTTTCTATTATGTTACAAAAACAAAAACCAATTTTCCCTTTTATAGGGTTATTAATTTCTGGTGGACATACTCAATTAATTTATACATCTAAATTTAGAAAATATAAAATATTAGGAACAAGTATAGATGATGCAGTAGGAGAAACTTTAGATAAAGTATCTAAATTATTAGGACTAGATTATCCTGGGGGTAAAAATTTATTCAAATTATCAAAATTTGGAACTCCAAAAAAATTTTTTTTTCCAAGACCCATGACTTTTAAAAAAAATAATTTAAATTTTAGTTTTTCTGGATTAAAAACTTTTGTAACAAATTTTATAAAAAAACAAGATTTAAACAATTTTCAAATTAAAGCAGATATTGCTTCTTCATTAGAAGAAGCTGTTATAGAAACTCTTTATATTAAAAGCTTATGGGCTTTAAAAAAATATAATATTAATCAATTAGTAATAGCGGGGGGAGTTAGTTCGAATAAAAAATTAAGAAAATTTTTATATAAAAATTTAAAAAAAAATAATATTAAATTATTTTATAGTAATAAAAAATTATGTACTGATAATGCAGCCATGATTGCTTATATTGGGGCAAAAAATTTTTTTTTAAAAAAAAATAAATATGTACTAAACAATATTAGTATAAATTCTAAATTATCTTTAGAAGATAGAATTTGA
- the tsf gene encoding translation elongation factor Ts — protein sequence MKININKIKELRNITNISIIECKKALIETKGDINKAIDYIRKYAKIESIKKSKNETKEGIILDYVIKNFGILLEINCQTDFVAKSLQIINFGKNILTYIFKHKQTNISVIREIFDQERIKLIGILKENIYINRLGYIHGEFIGKYIHHSKRIGVIIRSNIDNDILMKQISMHIAMLKPDYICEKNIPKNIIDHEYSLQKSIAMKNNKSKIIIKKIIEGRLKKFINNITLYNQKFLLDNNKTVFHFLNENKMKIFEFICFELGSNIIKN from the coding sequence TTGAAAATTAACATTAATAAAATTAAAGAATTAAGGAATATAACGAATATTAGTATTATAGAATGTAAAAAAGCATTAATAGAAACAAAAGGAGATATTAATAAAGCAATAGATTATATAAGAAAATATGCAAAAATAGAATCTATCAAAAAATCAAAAAATGAAACAAAAGAAGGAATAATTTTAGATTATGTAATTAAAAATTTTGGAATATTATTAGAAATAAATTGTCAAACAGATTTTGTAGCAAAATCATTACAAATAATAAATTTTGGAAAAAATATTTTAACATATATTTTTAAACATAAACAAACAAATATTTCTGTAATAAGAGAAATTTTTGATCAAGAAAGAATAAAATTAATTGGGATTTTAAAAGAAAATATATATATTAATCGTTTAGGTTATATTCATGGAGAATTTATAGGTAAATATATACATCACAGTAAACGTATAGGGGTAATAATTAGATCTAATATAGATAATGATATATTAATGAAACAAATTTCTATGCATATAGCAATGTTAAAACCTGATTATATTTGTGAAAAAAATATTCCAAAAAATATTATAGATCATGAATATAGTTTACAAAAAAGTATTGCAATGAAAAATAATAAATCAAAAATAATTATAAAAAAAATAATAGAAGGCCGTCTAAAAAAATTTATAAATAATATTACTTTATATAATCAAAAATTTTTATTAGATAATAATAAAACGGTATTTCATTTTTTAAATGAAAATAAAATGAAAATTTTTGAATTTATATGTTTTGAATTAGGTTCAAATATAATTAAAAATTAA
- a CDS encoding ribosome recycling factor: protein MYNNIINNNKKNMQKCLDLFINKINNLSQNRLSPYLLNNISVKLNNKFILIHHISSIVVENSSTLKITPFDYTIIKNIEKSIVLSNLDVTTKIIDSNIYVKIPIMTESRKIKIFKNIKIEAEFNKINIRNIRRKTNNKIKLSLKKKYIDENQEQKLYNLIQKQTTFYVNYIKEFLKKKEKELFN, encoded by the coding sequence ATGTATAATAATATTATAAATAATAATAAAAAAAATATGCAAAAATGTCTAGATTTATTTATAAATAAAATTAATAATTTATCACAAAATAGATTATCTCCTTATTTATTAAATAATATTTCTGTAAAATTAAATAATAAATTTATATTAATTCATCATATATCTTCTATAGTTGTAGAAAATTCTTCTACTCTTAAAATAACTCCATTTGATTATACAATCATAAAAAACATAGAAAAAAGTATTGTACTTTCAAATTTAGATGTAACAACAAAAATAATAGATTCTAATATTTATGTTAAAATTCCTATTATGACAGAAAGTAGAAAAATAAAAATTTTTAAAAATATAAAAATAGAAGCAGAATTTAATAAAATTAATATTCGTAATATACGTAGAAAAACAAATAATAAAATTAAACTTTCTTTAAAAAAAAAATATATTGATGAAAATCAAGAACAAAAATTATATAATCTTATTCAAAAACAAACTACATTTTATGTTAACTATATAAAAGAATTTTTAAAAAAAAAAGAAAAAGAATTATTTAATTAA
- the map gene encoding type I methionyl aminopeptidase yields the protein MKILIKNSKEIKKIHKSCQLAVEVLEMIENYILPGISTEEINNICHNYITKIQKAKPATLGYNGFPKSICISINDTVCHGISNKNDILKQGDIVNIDVTVLYNNYYGDTSKMFFVGNKISKKSKLLCLTAQKSLYKAISILKPGIRLYKIGQVIQKYVESKNFSVVRNYCGHGIGKNFHEDPQILHYESYDYGILLKPGMIFTIEPMINIGHHDVYLTNDNWTVKTKDKTNSAQYEHTILITNIGYKILTLRKEEKNIFKNI from the coding sequence ATGAAAATATTAATTAAGAATTCTAAAGAAATAAAAAAAATTCATAAATCTTGTCAATTAGCTGTAGAAGTATTAGAAATGATTGAAAATTATATATTACCAGGTATTAGTACAGAAGAAATTAATAATATATGTCATAATTATATTACAAAAATTCAAAAAGCTAAACCTGCAACTTTAGGATATAATGGTTTTCCAAAATCTATATGTATTTCTATAAATGATACTGTATGTCATGGAATTTCAAATAAAAATGATATATTAAAACAAGGTGATATTGTTAATATAGATGTAACTGTTTTATATAATAATTATTATGGTGATACATCAAAAATGTTTTTTGTTGGGAATAAAATTTCTAAAAAATCTAAATTATTATGTTTAACTGCTCAAAAAAGTTTATATAAAGCAATTAGTATTTTAAAACCAGGAATTAGATTATATAAAATTGGTCAAGTAATTCAAAAATATGTAGAATCAAAAAATTTTTCTGTTGTAAGAAATTATTGTGGACATGGTATAGGAAAAAATTTTCATGAAGATCCACAAATTTTACATTATGAATCATATGATTATGGTATTTTATTAAAACCTGGAATGATATTTACTATTGAACCTATGATCAATATAGGACATCATGATGTATATTTAACTAATGATAATTGGACTGTTAAAACTAAAGATAAAACTAATTCAGCTCAATATGAGCATACTATACTTATTACTAATATAGGATATAAAATTTTAACTTTACGTAAAGAAGAAAAAAATATATTCAAAAATATATAA
- the uppS gene encoding polyprenyl diphosphate synthase — translation MKINKISKEKNNIFSYPNHIAIIMDGNRRWAKKNKKLNFLGHREGVKTVKKIIGLCLKYNIKALTLYAFSSENWKRSSDEVTFLMNLFKEILDVETKNLKKKKIRLKIIGNKNKFNFNLQKSIIKAENLTKNNNKLLLNIAANYGGRWDIVNSVKKIAVNINKGLLNPENINENIINNYICLNDIFPVDLVIRTGGEYRISNFLIWQIAYSELYFTKKLWPDFNKKDFKKALSSFIKRNRRFGGD, via the coding sequence ATGAAAATAAATAAAATTAGTAAAGAAAAAAATAATATTTTCTCTTATCCTAATCATATTGCAATTATTATGGATGGTAATAGAAGATGGGCTAAAAAAAATAAAAAATTAAATTTTTTAGGTCATAGAGAAGGAGTTAAAACTGTAAAAAAAATAATTGGTTTATGTTTAAAATATAATATAAAAGCATTAACCTTATATGCTTTTAGTAGCGAAAATTGGAAAAGATCTAGTGATGAAGTAACATTTTTAATGAATTTATTTAAAGAAATATTAGATGTTGAAACAAAAAATTTAAAAAAAAAAAAAATACGTTTAAAAATTATTGGTAATAAAAATAAATTCAATTTTAATTTACAAAAATCAATTATTAAAGCAGAAAATTTAACAAAAAATAATAATAAATTATTATTAAATATAGCGGCTAATTATGGTGGTCGTTGGGATATTGTAAATAGTGTAAAAAAAATTGCTGTAAACATTAATAAAGGATTATTAAATCCTGAAAATATTAATGAAAATATTATAAATAACTATATTTGCTTAAATGATATTTTTCCAGTAGATTTAGTAATAAGAACAGGTGGAGAATATCGTATAAGTAATTTTTTAATTTGGCAGATTGCATATTCAGAATTATATTTTACTAAAAAATTATGGCCTGATTTTAATAAAAAAGATTTTAAAAAAGCATTAAGTTCCTTTATCAAAAGAAATCGTCGTTTTGGTGGAGATTAA
- the pyrH gene encoding UMP kinase: MNIKKKIIYNRIILKISGEFLQGKNLSGIDNKLLDYIIKEIKSILPLGIEIAIVIGGGNLFRGKYCNGNNNLKRVLGDQIGMLSTIINGLLLYQSIKNKLINVYLMSSLPIPGICTGYNAFKAIDLIKKNIIILTGGIGNPLFTTDTTACLRGIELEANAILKATKVNGVYSKDPINYSNAKFFNKIDYDYVIKKKIKIMDNTAFILARDYNVPIHIFNIQKPGSLYRILTGKIEGTVIKNN; the protein is encoded by the coding sequence ATGAATATTAAAAAAAAAATAATTTATAATCGTATTATATTAAAAATAAGTGGTGAATTTTTACAAGGTAAAAACTTATCTGGTATAGATAATAAATTATTAGATTATATTATAAAAGAAATAAAAAGTATTTTACCTTTAGGTATTGAAATAGCAATAGTAATAGGAGGAGGAAATTTATTTAGAGGAAAATATTGTAATGGAAATAATAATTTAAAAAGAGTTTTAGGTGACCAAATTGGTATGTTATCAACTATTATTAACGGTTTACTATTATATCAATCTATTAAAAATAAATTAATTAATGTATATTTAATGTCATCTTTACCAATACCAGGAATATGTACAGGATATAATGCTTTTAAAGCAATTGATTTAATTAAAAAAAATATAATTATATTAACAGGAGGAATTGGTAATCCTTTATTTACTACAGATACTACAGCATGTTTAAGAGGTATTGAATTAGAAGCTAATGCTATATTAAAAGCAACAAAAGTTAATGGAGTATATTCAAAAGATCCTATTAATTATTCTAATGCTAAATTTTTTAATAAAATAGATTATGACTATGTAATAAAAAAAAAAATTAAAATTATGGATAATACAGCTTTTATTTTAGCACGTGATTATAATGTTCCTATACATATTTTCAATATTCAAAAACCAGGATCACTTTATAGAATTTTAACTGGAAAAATTGAAGGAACAGTGATTAAAAATAATTAA
- the dnaG gene encoding DNA primase, with protein sequence MSRYISRIFINNLLNQIDIVFLIKNKIKLKKKGKNFFGICPFHLEKNPSFVVNSLKQLYHCFGCGVHGNIIDFVMKYDNLSFLESIESIANIFNIPIIYNNKSNFSQKVFQKNKIYYKLIFNLSIFYKNSLLNPLGKEAYKYLLNRGLNLYIIKYFSIGFSPLYWQKKILNNKKIIKILYEKLGILRINTRNNNFYDIFYNRIIFPIKNIKGYIVGFGGRVFHNINPKYLNSSENNIFHKSKELYGLYETKKENNIIKKILIVEGYIDVISLFQFNIKYAVSILGTAITNSHIKKLFSITNKIIYCFDGDKAGIEAQWKSLKISLPHLVNGKEIKFIILPSGEDPDSLIRKEGKILFEKRINNNLSFSKFFFKQLFLKNLSSSCEEKTNFIYKALSLIKLIPDYFFQINLIKKLGEKIGITNLVDIYNSLKFKKKIVIHNNLKKTTIRILLSLLIQNPKLIKFVPKLKLFKSSNINGLFFLIKFVNFYKNKKITTVNILEQYRGTKLKKILEILVTWNHMIPDHKIKQFFINLIKKLKINILEDRINYLISLDRQKGLDYKKKKELWSLNQILIKKK encoded by the coding sequence ATGTCTAGATATATATCTCGTATTTTTATTAATAATTTATTAAACCAAATTGATATTGTATTTTTAATTAAAAATAAAATTAAATTAAAAAAAAAAGGAAAAAATTTTTTTGGGATTTGTCCTTTTCATTTAGAAAAAAATCCTTCTTTTGTAGTTAATTCTTTAAAACAATTATATCATTGTTTTGGGTGTGGTGTGCATGGTAATATTATTGATTTTGTAATGAAATATGACAATTTATCTTTTCTTGAAAGTATAGAATCAATAGCAAATATATTTAATATTCCTATTATTTATAATAATAAATCTAATTTTTCACAAAAAGTGTTTCAAAAAAATAAAATTTATTATAAATTAATTTTTAATTTAAGTATTTTTTATAAAAATTCTTTATTAAATCCATTAGGTAAAGAAGCATATAAATATTTATTAAATAGAGGATTAAATTTATATATTATAAAATATTTTTCTATTGGATTTTCTCCTTTATATTGGCAAAAAAAAATTTTAAATAATAAAAAAATTATAAAAATTTTATATGAAAAATTAGGTATTTTAAGAATAAATACTAGAAATAATAATTTTTATGATATTTTTTATAATAGAATCATATTTCCAATCAAAAATATAAAAGGTTATATTGTTGGATTTGGTGGAAGAGTTTTTCACAATATTAATCCTAAATATTTAAATTCTTCAGAAAATAATATTTTTCATAAAAGTAAAGAATTATATGGATTATACGAAACTAAAAAAGAAAATAATATTATAAAAAAAATACTAATAGTAGAAGGATATATTGATGTTATTAGTTTATTTCAATTTAATATAAAATACGCAGTATCTATATTAGGGACTGCTATTACTAATAGCCATATAAAAAAATTATTTAGTATAACAAATAAAATTATTTATTGTTTTGATGGAGATAAAGCAGGTATAGAAGCACAATGGAAATCTTTAAAAATTAGTTTACCACATTTAGTGAATGGAAAAGAAATAAAATTTATAATTTTACCTAGTGGAGAAGATCCTGATAGTCTAATTAGAAAAGAAGGAAAAATTCTTTTTGAAAAGAGAATTAATAATAATTTATCATTTTCAAAATTTTTTTTTAAACAATTATTTTTAAAAAATTTATCTTCTTCTTGTGAAGAAAAAACAAATTTTATTTATAAAGCATTATCATTAATTAAATTAATTCCTGATTATTTTTTTCAAATTAATTTAATCAAAAAATTAGGAGAAAAAATAGGTATTACTAATCTTGTAGATATATATAATTCATTAAAATTTAAAAAAAAAATAGTTATACATAATAATTTAAAAAAAACTACTATTCGTATATTATTAAGTTTATTAATACAAAATCCTAAATTAATAAAATTTGTCCCAAAATTAAAACTTTTTAAAAGTTCAAATATTAATGGATTATTTTTTTTAATAAAATTTGTAAATTTTTATAAAAATAAAAAAATAACAACAGTTAATATATTAGAACAATATAGGGGTACAAAATTAAAAAAAATTCTTGAAATTTTAGTAACATGGAACCATATGATTCCCGATCATAAAATAAAACAATTTTTTATAAATTTAATAAAAAAATTAAAAATAAATATTTTAGAAGATAGGATAAATTATTTAATTTCTTTAGATAGACAAAAAGGTTTAGATTATAAAAAAAAAAAAGAATTATGGTCTTTAAATCAAATATTAATTAAAAAAAAATAA
- the rpsU gene encoding 30S ribosomal protein S21: MPIIKVRDNEPFDLALRRFKRSCEKAGILAEVRRREFYEKPTTERKRAKASAIKRHAKKISRENAKRIRLY; the protein is encoded by the coding sequence ATGCCGATTATAAAAGTACGTGATAATGAACCATTTGATTTAGCTTTAAGACGTTTTAAACGTTCATGTGAAAAAGCTGGTATTTTAGCTGAAGTAAGACGTAGAGAATTCTATGAAAAACCAACAACTGAAAGAAAAAGAGCTAAAGCTTCTGCAATTAAAAGACATGCTAAAAAAATATCTAGAGAAAATGCTAAAAGAATACGTTTATATTAG
- the rseP gene encoding RIP metalloprotease RseP has protein sequence MFNILYDIIIFIITISSLVIIHEYGHFYIARLFNIYIECFSIGFGKKIFQYRDKYGTNYVLRLIPLGGYVKMPDIITDNNIKYIKKFKLLFFKKIFFFKQVLIVLGGPIANIIFAIIVYWIIFFIGLPIKKNIINEINYNSIANVIGLKSNLEIKKINGININSWHFLNLKFNQFINLNHKINLEINKKKYHFIKNKKFNIDHNFIKFSKEKNLILMLGIIPKGLKINPIITYIIPGSPADKSKLHIGDKILSIEGKEFINWYNFQKLIYNNPHKFIHIKIKRKQKNMNFIILTSFRKSKKIGFLGFLPQLIKIKDTSKIIYKLNLIKSLKKAISETLKSIKLIIHSFIHLLNNKKNIYKLNGPISIGHIASILVRNNFIYYFLFLSLININLSIINLFPIPILDGGQLLFLIYEKIIGKKIPYKIKQLIYTISIVILTIIMGFTFINDFKQF, from the coding sequence TTGTTTAATATTTTATATGACATAATTATATTTATAATAACTATAAGTAGTTTAGTTATAATACATGAATATGGACATTTTTATATAGCACGTTTATTTAATATTTATATAGAATGTTTTTCTATAGGTTTTGGTAAAAAAATTTTTCAATATCGTGATAAGTATGGAACTAATTATGTATTAAGATTAATCCCATTAGGTGGGTATGTTAAAATGCCTGATATTATTACGGATAATAATATAAAATATATAAAAAAATTTAAATTATTATTTTTTAAAAAAATATTTTTTTTTAAGCAGGTATTAATTGTTTTAGGAGGTCCAATTGCAAATATTATTTTTGCAATAATAGTTTATTGGATAATTTTTTTTATAGGATTACCTATAAAAAAAAATATTATCAATGAAATTAATTATAATTCAATTGCTAATGTAATTGGATTAAAATCTAATTTAGAAATTAAAAAAATTAATGGAATAAATATTAATAGTTGGCATTTTCTAAACTTAAAATTTAATCAATTTATTAATTTAAATCATAAAATAAATTTAGAGATTAATAAAAAAAAATATCATTTTATTAAAAATAAAAAATTTAATATTGATCATAATTTTATAAAATTTTCAAAAGAAAAAAACTTAATATTAATGTTAGGTATTATACCTAAAGGATTAAAGATTAATCCTATTATTACATATATAATACCTGGATCTCCAGCAGATAAATCAAAGTTACATATTGGTGATAAAATTCTAAGTATAGAAGGAAAAGAATTTATTAATTGGTATAATTTTCAAAAATTAATATATAATAATCCACATAAATTTATTCATATAAAAATAAAAAGAAAACAAAAAAATATGAATTTTATTATTTTAACTTCTTTTAGAAAATCTAAAAAAATTGGTTTTTTAGGTTTTTTACCCCAGTTAATAAAAATTAAAGATACTTCAAAAATTATATATAAATTAAATTTAATTAAATCATTAAAAAAAGCTATTAGTGAAACTTTAAAATCAATTAAATTGATTATTCATTCTTTTATTCATTTATTAAATAATAAAAAAAATATTTATAAATTAAATGGTCCTATTTCAATAGGTCATATTGCAAGTATACTAGTTCGTAATAATTTTATTTATTATTTTTTGTTTTTATCTTTAATAAATATTAATTTAAGTATAATTAATTTATTTCCTATACCAATTTTAGATGGTGGACAATTATTATTTTTAATTTATGAAAAAATTATTGGTAAAAAAATACCATATAAAATTAAACAATTAATCTATACTATTAGTATAGTTATTTTAACTATAATCATGGGGTTTACATTTATAAATGATTTCAAACAGTTTTAA
- the rpoD gene encoding RNA polymerase sigma factor RpoD has protein sequence MELLMDHNSKSQLKVLVTLGKEKGYLTYSEVNDHLPDNIINSDQIKNIIQIINNMGIQVMEEAPDNDDLILNNNTNNLTESEDAVQVLSNVESEMGKTTDPVRIYMREMGTVELLTREGEINIAKRIEEGINQVQYSIAGYPDSIKYLLNKYDKVKSGDIRLSDLIHGFINYDIKEKIISSNHQELSNNIQTENNENIIDYNLAKEKFLELEKQYYITLIFIKKKGRNHNKSLIELKNLAKIFKKFRLVSKEFNYLVSKIRSIMFNIRIEEYNILEICLKKYNISKKKFINIFYNNETNKDFFFKKLENFKLKNKFYSYDKKNFFNKINKSIIKLVNIEKKTGLTIKEIRDINKKISIGELKAQRAKKEMIEANLRLVISIAKKYTNRGLQFLDLIQEGNIGLMKAVDKFEYRRGYKFSTYATWWIRQAITRSIADQARTIRIPVHMIETINKLNRVSRKILQELGREPTPEELSEYMLIPEDKIRKVLKIAKEPISMETPIGDDDESHLSDFIEDNTLELPLDSATSESLKTATYNILSSLTPREAKVLRMRFGIDMNSDHTLEEVGKQFDVTRERIRQIEAKALRKLRHPSRSEILKSFLDN, from the coding sequence ATGGAACTACTTATGGATCATAACTCAAAATCACAGCTTAAAGTTCTTGTAACACTTGGAAAAGAAAAAGGTTATTTAACTTATTCTGAAGTTAATGATCATTTACCTGATAATATTATTAATTCTGATCAAATAAAAAATATTATTCAAATAATAAATAATATGGGTATCCAGGTAATGGAAGAAGCTCCTGATAATGATGATTTAATATTAAATAATAATACAAATAATTTAACAGAATCAGAAGATGCAGTACAAGTATTATCTAATGTAGAATCAGAAATGGGTAAAACTACAGATCCAGTACGTATATATATGCGTGAAATGGGTACTGTAGAACTCTTAACAAGAGAAGGAGAAATAAATATAGCTAAACGTATAGAAGAAGGTATTAATCAAGTACAATATTCTATAGCAGGATATCCTGATTCGATTAAATATTTATTAAATAAATATGATAAAGTTAAATCTGGAGATATTCGTTTATCAGATTTAATACATGGTTTTATTAATTATGATATTAAAGAAAAAATTATATCTTCTAATCATCAAGAGTTATCTAATAATATTCAAACAGAAAATAATGAAAATATTATAGATTATAACTTAGCTAAAGAAAAATTTTTAGAACTAGAAAAGCAATATTATATAACATTAATTTTTATTAAAAAAAAAGGTAGAAATCATAATAAATCATTAATTGAATTAAAAAATCTTGCAAAAATTTTTAAAAAATTTCGTTTAGTATCAAAAGAATTTAATTATTTAGTATCTAAAATACGTTCTATAATGTTTAATATACGTATAGAAGAATATAATATATTAGAAATATGTCTTAAAAAATATAATATATCAAAAAAAAAATTTATAAATATATTTTATAATAATGAAACAAATAAAGATTTTTTTTTTAAAAAATTAGAAAATTTTAAATTAAAAAATAAATTTTATTCATATGATAAAAAAAATTTTTTTAATAAAATAAATAAAAGTATTATAAAATTAGTTAATATTGAAAAAAAAACAGGATTAACAATTAAAGAAATTAGAGATATTAATAAAAAAATTTCTATAGGTGAATTAAAAGCACAAAGAGCAAAAAAAGAAATGATTGAAGCTAATTTAAGATTAGTTATTTCTATTGCTAAAAAATATACAAATAGAGGTTTACAATTTCTTGATTTAATTCAAGAAGGTAACATAGGTTTAATGAAAGCAGTAGATAAATTCGAATATAGAAGAGGATATAAATTTTCTACATATGCAACATGGTGGATTAGACAAGCTATAACAAGATCTATTGCTGACCAAGCTAGAACAATAAGAATTCCTGTACATATGATTGAAACTATAAATAAACTTAATAGAGTGTCTAGAAAAATTTTGCAAGAATTAGGTAGAGAACCTACTCCTGAAGAATTGTCTGAATATATGCTTATTCCTGAAGATAAAATTAGAAAAGTATTAAAAATAGCTAAAGAACCAATTTCAATGGAAACACCTATAGGGGATGATGATGAATCACATTTAAGTGATTTTATTGAAGATAACACTTTAGAATTACCATTAGATTCAGCAACTTCAGAAAGTTTGAAAACAGCAACATATAATATTTTATCTAGTTTAACTCCAAGAGAAGCTAAGGTATTAAGAATGAGATTTGGTATTGATATGAATTCCGATCATACTTTAGAAGAAGTTGGTAAACAATTTGATGTAACTAGAGAGAGAATTAGACAAATAGAAGCCAAAGCATTAAGAAAATTACGACATCCTAGTCGATCAGAAATATTAAAAAGTTTTTTAGATAATTAA
- the rpsB gene encoding 30S ribosomal protein S2, which translates to MPISINKMFKVGAHFGHQTRYWNPKMKKFIFKYKNKIHIINLDKTILMFNNALKELKKISSRKGKILFIGTKKAASNLIKETAINCNQFFVNHRWLGGMLTNWKTVKQSIKKLKELELQKKNGIFKQLIKKEVLTRNRELLNLEKSLGGIKNMGGLPDAIFVIDANYEKIAIKEAKKLSIPIFAIVDTNSNPEGINFVIPANDDAIRAIKLYLYYVTKAISNNNFNINNKKELKIN; encoded by the coding sequence ATGCCTATATCTATTAATAAAATGTTTAAAGTAGGTGCACATTTTGGTCATCAAACTCGTTATTGGAATCCTAAGATGAAAAAATTTATTTTTAAATATAAAAATAAAATACATATTATTAATTTAGATAAAACTATTCTGATGTTTAATAATGCATTAAAAGAATTAAAAAAAATAAGTTCTCGTAAAGGTAAAATTTTATTTATTGGAACCAAAAAAGCTGCATCTAATCTTATAAAAGAAACAGCAATAAATTGTAATCAATTTTTTGTTAATCATCGTTGGTTAGGAGGTATGTTAACTAACTGGAAAACTGTGAAACAATCTATAAAAAAATTAAAAGAATTAGAATTACAAAAAAAAAATGGAATATTTAAACAATTAATAAAAAAAGAAGTATTAACACGTAATAGAGAATTATTAAATTTGGAAAAAAGTTTAGGTGGTATAAAAAATATGGGAGGATTACCTGATGCAATATTTGTTATTGATGCAAATTATGAAAAAATTGCTATAAAAGAAGCTAAAAAATTAAGTATTCCCATATTTGCAATTGTAGATACTAATTCAAATCCTGAAGGAATTAATTTTGTTATACCTGCTAATGATGATGCTATTCGTGCAATAAAATTATATTTATATTATGTAACTAAAGCTATATCAAATAATAATTTTAATATTAATAATAAAAAAGAATTAAAAATTAATTAG